The Ignavibacteria bacterium genomic sequence AAATTCTGTTTTCCGACTCGGCAAAGAATCTGAAGCCCGAGGCATCAGCATGATAATAATTTGCAACGAAGCATCTACCGGCTCTGAGAGCCTCATAAATAACATTTCTGGCTTTCAGCACCGATTCCGGTGTGCCATCATTTTCTATTTTCTCATATGCTAAAATATGAGTTCTGATCGATTTGAACAACACTTTATAGGGGAAAACTTCAACCTCAAAGAAGCCCAGGAGGTTAACCTTATGTGCATGCGCATCAACGCCTCCAATGCCCACTACCCTTCTTTGTGTGTTCAGATGGTCCCACAGCTCTAAAGTCTCAGACTGCGGGGCAACAATGGAACGCAAGGGATGCATGAACCACTGGTATTTGTTTTCCTCCGTCAGGCCCTCCATCCATTCCGACATATGATTCCAGATCTCGATGCCGGTAAAATCCTCCGTATCCCATTCAGTCCAGGGATAAGGGGGATGCTCTTTCATGGAAGTCCTCTTTTCGTGCGGATGGGCAATAAAGCCGATGCCCCCGGCGTCCTTAACTTTCCGCACTATTTCCCTGGCCGGGAGCCTTGTTGAGAAGGTCTCCGAGATATTAAAAGCCAGGTAGTGGTTTTTATTCTCCTTATCGTTAATCTCACATCCGGCTAAAAGCAGCGTTCTGCCGTACCACTTTTCATATCCCTCTTTAAGAGCTCTAAGAGTATTATGATCCGTCAGAATTATGAAATCCAGACCCGCCTCGTCAGCCAAAGCAGCAATCTGGGCTACTTCGCCCGAACCGTCTGAGAAAACCGAATGGATATGTATTGCTCCAACGTATTCGACCATAAGTCTAAATTTTGGCTGTTAAATATAGATATAATTCCAATTAGAGAAAAGAAGGAAATTTTGTCATTAAAGCCCCTTTTAGTGCATAAATAAGGAGCTTTATTTTGCCCCGGTCATCTGTATGGCTTCCTGTGCCATGGTCGAAAACTCGGTATTCGGATAGTTTTTAACTATATCCTGCCAGATGCTCTTAGCTTTTTGGACGTCGCCCCTGCTTGAGGCAATTGCGCCCAGGTTATATTTTGCCTGAACGTTGTTCTTGTCGTAAGCAAGAACGCTGTTAACCAGTTCTTCAGCTTTATTGTAATCACCCCGGTTATAATAAACAAGTCCTAGTGAAAACCTTATATCTGTTCTTTTTGGGCCTTTTTTCAGAATATTTTCATAGATAGGTATTGCCACTTCAGGCTTGTGGGCTGCCGCCAGAAACTCTGCATATTCTCTTGCCCTTAGCGTATCGCCGGGATTTTTTTCATAATTGCTCTTTAAGGCTGCCATTTTCTGCTTTATGTCCTCGCTTAAGTCTGCCGATGAGGGCCCCTTTCCGCCCTGCAGCCCCTGATGGACCTCATCCTGAGGCATCTGGGAGCTCTTTTCAGATTTGTTACCTGAGGTTGAAAATATAATCAGAAACACAACGGCTGCAGCAATTACGCCTATATAAATATAAAGCGGCTTAATTTTCATTTACGACTCCTTAAGACTTTTCAAAACTTATTCAAAACTTAATAAAATATGTCTCCTCTTTTCAAAAAGAGGGATAAAAAACAATTTAATCAGTCAGGCTAATTTAAGCAATATTATGAAGTCTTAAAATGGAATTTTCTTCACGTAAAAAGCCCTTTGGAGCAAAAAAAAGGTCACTGCCTCAAAGAGAAATGACCTAAAAAAGATTCAAAAAAAACAAAGGTTCCTTTTCAAAAAACTGCCTACGGGCAATTTAGTCCAGGACCTCATACATTGTAGTATATTTTGTAGAATTTTCCTTAATAAGGTCTGAGAGCTTTGACATCAGTATGTCGATTCTTTCATTCTGGTTGTCGTCAAAAGCCTCATAGGCCTCATCGCTTTCAAAAGTATAAACTTCTTCAAAACTGTTCTGTTTATTTTTCTTCTCATAAATTGAATAGCTAAGCAGTCCATTGCTTGCAACAAGTGTTTTCAATTCGCGCATTATATTAAAATATTCATCTCTCTTGGTTGGTACCACGTCATATTGAATTGAAAAGATAACTTTAGCCATAATTTCTCCATTTTAAAAATATAGGTTTTTGTAAAATTCTCCGGTAAAAGTAATTACAGCCGGACCGCTCAGGGACAGATCCCTTATATTTTCTCCATCAGCCTTAAACTCTACCTTTAACTCGTCGCCCCCTTTTGTAATAAGGGTAATTGGAGACTTCAGTTCTCCCTTAAAGTAGCACACAAGGGCCGAAGCAACCGAGCCTGTTCCGCAGGCCCATGTTTCATCTTCAACTCCTCTTTCATATGTGCGTATAAAAACTTTGCCTTCAGAAATTTTAATAAAATTAACGTTTGTTCCCGCAGGGGCAAAGTCATTTAAGTATCTAATCTGCCTGCCTAAATCAAATACCGGGAATTCGTTCAAATCCCAGTAAACTTCTTTTGAACTTCCGGGCTTTAAGACAGCTTCAGCTTTTACAACAACGTGGGGTGAGCCGGTGTTGATGTAGGAAGCCTTGATGTGCTGCCCCGATGCCATGAGGCTCATTTCAGGCCTGTAATCTTTTGGCAGGCCGAAATTAAATTTAACATAGTCAGGCCTTAAGATCTCTCCGCTATAAGTTTCCCCGTTTGAAACAAACCTTGCTCTTTGTGAAGGTATTCTGCCGCTGAAGTCCGCATACCGCAGGGCACACCTGGCGCCATTGCCGCATAAGGTACCCGTTGAACCATCGGAATTATAATACTCCATACTGAAATTATAGCCTTCAGCATCATCAATTACAAGAACACCATCAGCACCTATACCCGTCCTCCTGGAGCACATTTTCAGTATAGCTTCAGAAGTCAAAGCCAGTTCAGGGGCCGTTTTTTTATCAAAAAGAATAAAATCGTTGCCGGCCCCGCTCATCTTTACAAAGGAAACTTTTTTCATAGCACATCTAATTTAATGGAATAAATAGTCCTTTGCAATAAGTATTTTAGTTTTTTTGCCGCACTTTGGCCCATACCAGCCTGCCTTTTCTTACAATAAAGGGCACCGGATTTGGGATTGCCGCCCTTGTAAATTTTCCTTTATTTGGGACTAAAATTTTTTATACTTATTAATTTAAGTTGTGTCTTCTTCCCGCAAATTTAAAGGGCAATAATGAGTGCGGGAGCCTAACCTTCCATTTTTTTATCATAATAAGAGAGGATATGAACACCAGTACGATAAGAATAATGATGATTGAAGATAATCTTGGCGATGCCATGCTCATCGGCGAGATGCTTAAGGAGGCCAAAAACAGAAGGTACTTGCTTCAGCACAATCTTCAGCTCTCAACGGCATTTGAATGCATTGATCATAAAAGCTTCGACATAATACTTCTGGATCTTGGGCTACCGGACAGCACGGGGCTCGGTACACTTAAGAAAGTGCTTGAAAAGGCTCCTTCTATTCCTGTAGTCATTATGACGGGCCTTGACGACGAGGATCTCGGTTTTGAAGCCGTTAAAATGGGCGCGCAGGATTACCTCATTAAAGGACAGATCGATACGAGCCTTCTCTTCAGGACTATACGCTACTCCATTGAACGGAAGAACATTGAAAAAGCCTTAAAAGAAGCCTACCCGGCAGAAATTAAAAAAGCGCTCAGTTTATAGCCTGAGCGCTTTTTTTTGTAATTATTTCAAAGAAAACTACATCCCGAAAGGATAAACAAAAGAAACCCTCGGCTCAATTTTCTTCTGCGGAACAAAATCAACCACGTTGCTATTTGCTTCCCTTACAGGACTGAAAGTCCAGTTGTAAACCAGTGAAACGAGCATAAAAGGAATCGGTTTATAGCCTACCTCGGCATAGAGGTACGAGCGGTCGTCAAGCCTGAAAAGGTCCCTTTCGCCTTCAATATTTATTTTGTCATAACCTGCTCTAGCAACATAGGAGCCGTCTTTAGGAGAGATGTCCGTTACAAGGTGAAGGATTCCGCTTTTCGGGTCTTTATCCAGCCTCTGGTAGCTTCCAAGTATGTCAAATGCGTTAAACACCCTTACGAGCAGTTCGCCATAGTAGCCGTTACCCGGATCTGTAAGGTTCTGAAGCCTTGCGGCCTTGCTGATATAGCCGTCTTTACTCTCGGCAGTATTCCCGTTTTTGTCGACCATAAAACGTTCAATCTCGTAAAGAGAGTTGAAGTATGAAGGGAGGTAGTTATCACCATTAAACCTTCTTTCCAGTTTGGCCTGTGCCGAGACGATCCCGAGCCCGTGCAGGTCGAGTTTTAAGCCTAAGGAAGTACCATGGCCGAAGTTTACAATTTTAGCGTAATCGAAGTATGGGGTAGCTGTAAACATGTCTGTTATGTGAATCGGCAGGCCTAAATCAAAACCCACAATTTTAGTTCTTCCCATATCTTCAAGAACATCAAGCTGTTTAGTGCTGTCGTTAAAAGCAGCCTTTGTCACGCCTGAATATTTATTGAAGTCCTCGGCAAACGAGGCGCCAATTTCAAGATTGCTTATAACGGGGACCTCTGCAAGAGAGGTGAATTTAAGGGGTCTTACGTAGCCTCTCATGCCTGTTACGCCGGCCTGGCCGAAATTGCCGTATACGGTTTCAAAGCCGAACTGATCGAAATCCATATCCAGCTCAAGGCCGACTTTACGGACGTCGAAGCTGGGGCTGTTGTTATACATATAAATAATGCTTCCATGCCCCAGTGAGGCATAATCCAGAGCACCGAGCCTTCCGTAGAGGGCATCGCCCTTATAGCCGTATCTGACATAACGGATTACGGAGAGGTAATCAGAAAATTCGTTGAAGTTTTCTTTGCGCATTTTCCCCTGAGTATCGAAGTCGAGATTAAGGTCGAGCCCCAGGCCCCAGTTGGCAAAGGAGACCTCCGGCCTGAAATGCAGTGTATAGTAAGGTTTACCATCGATCCAGGTCATTCCCATGCCGCCCTGAAGGCCGCCCTGGTTAGCGCCGGGATATAAAGAAGTGTACTGAGCTTTCGTAACCTGAAGAAAGGAAAGAATAAAAATAATGATAAATAGCTTTTTCATTTAACTCCTCAAATTGTATCATGTCCTAAAACTCTATTATCGGCAGAGAGGACATTAAATTAACACCGTTTTTTTACCCTTTAGGGGTGTAAATATAAGAATAAGTTCAGAATTGAGCCATATGAAACAGGAAGGTGGTATGACGAAATATCGAAGGTTCAGATTTTCTTCAAATCAGGGGTAAAATAATGTCTTTTTTATTCTAATGGCAGGCGATATAGCCGGAATAATTTAATTCAAAGTGAACTTTCTTTCACATGGGCTGAATTATCTTCTTCCCAGCCACACTTCGGGGTTCTGGTTTGAGCGCTCGTTCCAGATTTCAAAGTGGAGTATGCTCCCTTCCAGGCTTTCACTGATCCTGCCTATTACGGTGCCGGCCTTAACCCTGGCCCCTTCACCTAAAAGTATCTCTCCCAGGTGGCCGTAAACGGTCCTGAAGCCATTTTTGTGCGTAATGATGAGAACGCTGCCGTAACCCGGCACCCAGTTGACTGCCGAGACAATTCCGTCACAGACGGATTTAACGTCAGTGTCATTGGCTTTAATGTCAATGCCGTAGTTTAATGTCACCGTGTTTAGTTTTGAGTTTCTGTTCTCACCGAACTTCCTGATGACCTTACCGCTGTTGACAGGCCAGTGCAGGCGCCCCCTTAAAGATGAAAACGACTCCATGCCGCTGTATGCATAATCCTCGGCCGGGATTTCATTTTCAGCCGAAACAACTTCTTTAACCTCTTCTTTTGTAACGCTTTGATTTTTATTTACAATCCGTGTTGAGGTCTCTTTATTTTCTCTGCTTTCTTTATTTTTCTTCGCCTTCTCAAGCTTTGCCAGGAGCTGTTTCCGTTTTTCTTCGGCCGCTTTCTTTTCTGCAGATCTCCTTCTTTCTTCTTTTTCAATCAGCCTTGAAATCAGGTTTCTGATCTCCCCTTCGGCCTTCTTCTTCAGCTCAAGCTCTTTTCTAAGTGAGTTCTTGTCGTTTCTTAAGCCGGCAAGAATGGATTTTCTTTCAGCAAGCTTTGCATTTAGGCTTTTTTCTTCCTTCTGCTTTTCTTCTGCAATGGCCCTTTTTTCATCCCTTTCATCTACGAGCTTTTTCTGAAGCATAGAAAGTTCATCCTGCTTTTCTTTTAAATCTGCTATGTTCTTCTGCCTTTGCAGGGATATTTTCTTAAGATATTTGTACCTTACAAGTGCCTGGTTGAATGAGCCAGAGGAAAAAACCGAGTTCAGCTCGCTGTCCTTGCCGTGCTTGTAGAGATGAACGACGTACTTTGCATAAACCGCCTTTAAGCGCCCGATCTCCTTTTCTATTGCCGAGGCCTGAGTTTCAGTCTTGCCAATCTGCCTGTCCTTTTCCTCTTCTTCTGATCTTATGGAATTTATGAGCTGACTGAGATAGTGGTTCTGACGGCTGTAGTTTTCAAGCATTTCAATGGACATCTTTTCTTTCTTCGACTTTTTTTTCAGCTCTTCTTCCAGGCGGTTTATCTCCTGCTTCAGCTCCTTAAGCTCGGCTTTTTTATCCGTAATCTTCTCCTGTGCCCTTAAGAGAGTGCCTGCAGTAAATAAAAATATAATTGTGAGTAAGACTGAAGAAAAATATCCCCGGGGCAATATATCACTGAACAATATATCTCTGAAATGAAAGAAAGAGCTGAAATATTTAGCGGAATTATTGTTATCCATAGATGAAATGTTTGAGCAAAAAAAAAGGGTCTGAAAAATAGTTTCAGATTATTTTCGAAAAATTTTTTCAAAATTACAGTAATCACCCCGTGGCAAACATCTTCTAAGGGATAAATATATATCCCTTAGAAGAATGATTTTAATTTACCATTTCACCACTTCGGCATCCTCAGGAATGTCGAAAGTGATTTTTGAATTTCTTTTATTAACATCCACCTTGCGGTATTCTATCTTAAGGTTCTGATTTTCAGATTTGTTCTTTATTTCAGTTAAGAATGGGACGGGTATGCCGTTTACGATCTTGAACTTCGAATAGCTGCCTTGCAGAATAAGATTATCAGTGGTTCCAAAGAGCTGGTAATTTGTAACAACCAGGTCCCTGATGTCAACCGTATACTTTGTCTTTGCCTGTGTAAGTGAATCGCTGTAAGTCAGGACGTACTTGTCGTAGACTATCTCGTAATTTGAAGGATTCTGTGTAAGTTTCTGCGTAAGGTTTACAGCGCCCACAAAAGCATCCGTAAGGTCGCTGAATGACATATCAACCTTGAATATTTTTTTCAGTATGTCGCTGTTGCTGTTTCCTTTATAGAGTGTATTATGCATGGCGTCATAGAAAGAAAAATTATTGCTCGTGACAAGAGCCTGTGCAAGCTCTATGCCGAAGGGGCCGTATACTTCAAGGTAAACCGAGTCGGGCCTCTGCATTACAACCTTAAAGCTGGCCGTAGTATTAACTTCGGGAGTGTTAATCTCTATTGTACCGGTACCCTCGAAGTTCTTGATTTTTCTTCTGTTGGCTTCCAGTTTTTTTGTTAAGCGTTCCGAGGGCAGAATCTCAACTTGTTCGGTCGGTTTTGATGGTACACAACCTTCATAGATAAAAGTAAAAAATGGCAGTAAATAAACCAGGACTAATAGTAACTTTTTCACAGTTCTCCTTTTTCAATCTTTGTCTTAAGTTCAGTATTATCTGTATTTAACTGATAAGCCTCGTGCCACATTTCAAGGGCCTTTCCTTTTTTCCCGGCCTTGAAATTTATGTCGCCCAGGTGTTCAATCAGTGTAGAATTCGAGGAATCTATTGCAATAGCTTTCCTGATATACTCTTCAGCCTTTTCGTAATTACCCATCTTAAAGAAAACCCAGCCGTACGTATCGAGGTAGGAAGAATTCCCGGGCTCAATAGAGACTGCTTTTTCAGCCATTTTCAGGGCCTCCGGAAGCCTCAATCCCCTTTCAGCAAGTGAATAGGCATAGTTGTTAAGAATGAGCACATTATTCGAATCGAGGCTGAGGGCCTTTGAGTATGCACTGTCGCATTCGGGCCACTTTTTCTGAGCGTTATAGATAAGGCCCAGAGTGCCTATCAGGTCCACGTTGTTTGAATCCAGGTTCAGGGCTTCCTTTATGTAATGGACTGCAGCCTCGGGCTCCTTAAGCTGGTTTAGGGTATATCCGTATGCCGAAAGCGCAGTGAGGTCCTTTGGATTAAGGTTGACCGCCTTCTCAAGGTAAGGCTTTGCCTCTGAATAGCTGTTCATCTGCGAAAGCGACAGGCCCAGAATGAGGTTTATCGGGAAATTATCCGGAAAGTTCACAACGGCTTCTTTTAATATTTTTGCAGCCTCTTCATACTTCCTGCTGTCAAAATAAAGTCCTCCCAGGCGAGTCCAGGCGTCGGCATTCCACCTGGCGAGTTCAGTAACCTGTTTGAATTCCGAGATTGCAGCAGAATCTCTTCTTTCGCGGAGGTCAATTTCACCCAGTACCATCTTAACCTGCCAGTTTGTAGTGTCGCGGTCGAGTTTTTCAAAAACTTCCCTCGTCACCGGCAGGAGTGTGGAATCACGCATTGCCTGTGTGAGATAGATTGAGCCGATTTTAATTTTTGATTCCAGCGGCACCGCGGGGCTCTCAAGTATTACCCTGTATTCGTCCATAGCTTTCTGCCAGTTGTCCTGCTGGAGAAATATCTGCGCCTTCATTTCCCTTAAGGAAAGGTCCTCCGGAAATTTTGCCTCAAGCTCATCAATTGCGCTTATTGCCTTGTCGAACTTGTTCTCCTTTATGTAGGATTCGATCAGGAGCTTGCGTACCTCAACGTTTGAAGGGTCCAATGTCAGGAGCTGCTCTATTGTTTTTACGGATTCATCCATATTTCCAAGGCGTTCATAAAGCTCTGCAATGCGCGCCAGCACGCTCCATTCGGGCCCGGTAATAGTCAGGAGCTTCTGGTACATGTTCAGAGCCTGAAGAGGTTTCGACTGCTGGTAAATATTTGCCAGGTTATAGTAAGCTGCAACATTGCCCGAATCAAGTTTAATAATTTTCTCGTAGGCTGCAGCCGCTGAATCTATCTGATGTCCGTTTGTATAAACATCCGCAAGAACATTAAAGTAATCAACATTAGTTGAATCGAGTTTTATTGCACTGTTTATATTGCTAAGAGCCAGTGAGAGTTTATTTGTCAGAAGATAATCCTTTGCCAGTGCGTAATAAACCCCGGCTTTGGGATCCATCCTTAGGGCGTCCTGGTATTCCAGTATTGCGGTAGAGTAATCCCCCTTGGCATCTGCAATACTGCCGTCGACAAAGTGTTCAATTGCTTCTTTCGACTGGAGGCTTTCTGTGGAATCTGGCAGTCCGTCATCGTCACTCTTCTGAACTTTATCTGAAGAACATCCGAACAGCAAAAAAGCAAGGCCAAATATTATTATTGTGTTTTTAAGCATAAAATGTTTTATTTCTTAATTAAAGTTACGTAAAATTTTACATACAGGGTAAAATTTTCCTGAATAATAGCACTAAAGCATTTTCCGTTCTTATACATCCTAAACGGAAATTTGTTCATAAATTCTTTAATAAAAGGGATTTTTCTACCAAGTGCATATTATTCAATTTAATAAATTATAGTAATGATTACCTATGGAAAAATTTGATCTTGCTCTTGCCTACACATGGGAATATGATGAAGATTTTATAAGGCTTATTGAGGACATGGCGCGCGACCTGCAGATAACTACATATATCGTAAGGGAAGATAACGTTTTTGACGTAATAGATAAGCTGAAGCGCCGCAGCCTTTCAATTCTCTGCTATCTTGACAGGGCTTCTGATGTAAATGACGACTTTGAGGAAATTGCCCATATTTTATCCAGGCGCAATACAAAAGTCTTTAATCCTTATAAGCTTGTATCTCACGCAATTGACAAGGCCACGATGCACCTGGAATTTATTACTGCAGGCCTTCATACGCCGTACTCAATAATTATTCCCCCATTCAGCGAGGAAGAGGAGATCTACTTATCCCTGGATGACCTTGCAATTTTAGACCGCCCTTTTATAATCAAGCCATGCAACACTACGGGAGGAGGAATGGGTGTGGTCACGGGAGCCGAAACGCTTAAGGAAGTGCTTGAAGAAAGAATGACCAATAATGAAGACAAGTATCTTCTTCAGGAGAAGATCTATCCGCAGATGCTCGACGGGAGGCGCGCCTGGTTCCGCTCTTTCTGGGCTTTCGGTAAAGCAATCCCCTGCTGGTGGGACGACCAGACGCACTATTATTCAGAACTGACAAACGATGAAGTAGATAAGTACCACCTTCAGGAACTCTTCCGCGACACGCGCAAAATAGCAAGGCTTACAAGCCTTGACTTTTTCTCAACAGAGATCGTACTGTCAACAAAAGGGAAATTCATTGTTGTCGATTATGTCAACGACCAGTGCGACATGCGCTTCCAGTCGAGGCACTTCGA encodes the following:
- a CDS encoding CehA/McbA family metallohydrolase, producing the protein MVEYVGAIHIHSVFSDGSGEVAQIAALADEAGLDFIILTDHNTLRALKEGYEKWYGRTLLLAGCEINDKENKNHYLAFNISETFSTRLPAREIVRKVKDAGGIGFIAHPHEKRTSMKEHPPYPWTEWDTEDFTGIEIWNHMSEWMEGLTEENKYQWFMHPLRSIVAPQSETLELWDHLNTQRRVVGIGGVDAHAHKVNLLGFFEVEVFPYKVLFKSIRTHILAYEKIENDGTPESVLKARNVIYEALRAGRCFVANYYHADASGFRFFAESENRIFQMGEEVPLRNNTRLRVLLPNMSGEIRLIKNGIVYDRVENIDAEFHIAEPGAYRVEVYLEKKAWIFSNHIRIR
- a CDS encoding tetratricopeptide repeat protein, which encodes MKIKPLYIYIGVIAAAVVFLIIFSTSGNKSEKSSQMPQDEVHQGLQGGKGPSSADLSEDIKQKMAALKSNYEKNPGDTLRAREYAEFLAAAHKPEVAIPIYENILKKGPKRTDIRFSLGLVYYNRGDYNKAEELVNSVLAYDKNNVQAKYNLGAIASSRGDVQKAKSIWQDIVKNYPNTEFSTMAQEAIQMTGAK
- a CDS encoding diaminopimelate epimerase, giving the protein MKKVSFVKMSGAGNDFILFDKKTAPELALTSEAILKMCSRRTGIGADGVLVIDDAEGYNFSMEYYNSDGSTGTLCGNGARCALRYADFSGRIPSQRARFVSNGETYSGEILRPDYVKFNFGLPKDYRPEMSLMASGQHIKASYINTGSPHVVVKAEAVLKPGSSKEVYWDLNEFPVFDLGRQIRYLNDFAPAGTNVNFIKISEGKVFIRTYERGVEDETWACGTGSVASALVCYFKGELKSPITLITKGGDELKVEFKADGENIRDLSLSGPAVITFTGEFYKNLYF
- a CDS encoding response regulator, producing the protein MNTSTIRIMMIEDNLGDAMLIGEMLKEAKNRRYLLQHNLQLSTAFECIDHKSFDIILLDLGLPDSTGLGTLKKVLEKAPSIPVVIMTGLDDEDLGFEAVKMGAQDYLIKGQIDTSLLFRTIRYSIERKNIEKALKEAYPAEIKKALSL
- a CDS encoding peptidoglycan DD-metalloendopeptidase family protein, producing the protein MFSDILPRGYFSSVLLTIIFLFTAGTLLRAQEKITDKKAELKELKQEINRLEEELKKKSKKEKMSIEMLENYSRQNHYLSQLINSIRSEEEEKDRQIGKTETQASAIEKEIGRLKAVYAKYVVHLYKHGKDSELNSVFSSGSFNQALVRYKYLKKISLQRQKNIADLKEKQDELSMLQKKLVDERDEKRAIAEEKQKEEKSLNAKLAERKSILAGLRNDKNSLRKELELKKKAEGEIRNLISRLIEKEERRRSAEKKAAEEKRKQLLAKLEKAKKNKESRENKETSTRIVNKNQSVTKEEVKEVVSAENEIPAEDYAYSGMESFSSLRGRLHWPVNSGKVIRKFGENRNSKLNTVTLNYGIDIKANDTDVKSVCDGIVSAVNWVPGYGSVLIITHKNGFRTVYGHLGEILLGEGARVKAGTVIGRISESLEGSILHFEIWNERSNQNPEVWLGRR
- a CDS encoding DUF4292 domain-containing protein; protein product: MKKLLLVLVYLLPFFTFIYEGCVPSKPTEQVEILPSERLTKKLEANRRKIKNFEGTGTIEINTPEVNTTASFKVVMQRPDSVYLEVYGPFGIELAQALVTSNNFSFYDAMHNTLYKGNSNSDILKKIFKVDMSFSDLTDAFVGAVNLTQKLTQNPSNYEIVYDKYVLTYSDSLTQAKTKYTVDIRDLVVTNYQLFGTTDNLILQGSYSKFKIVNGIPVPFLTEIKNKSENQNLKIEYRKVDVNKRNSKITFDIPEDAEVVKW
- a CDS encoding tetratricopeptide repeat protein yields the protein MLKNTIIIFGLAFLLFGCSSDKVQKSDDDGLPDSTESLQSKEAIEHFVDGSIADAKGDYSTAILEYQDALRMDPKAGVYYALAKDYLLTNKLSLALSNINSAIKLDSTNVDYFNVLADVYTNGHQIDSAAAAYEKIIKLDSGNVAAYYNLANIYQQSKPLQALNMYQKLLTITGPEWSVLARIAELYERLGNMDESVKTIEQLLTLDPSNVEVRKLLIESYIKENKFDKAISAIDELEAKFPEDLSLREMKAQIFLQQDNWQKAMDEYRVILESPAVPLESKIKIGSIYLTQAMRDSTLLPVTREVFEKLDRDTTNWQVKMVLGEIDLRERRDSAAISEFKQVTELARWNADAWTRLGGLYFDSRKYEEAAKILKEAVVNFPDNFPINLILGLSLSQMNSYSEAKPYLEKAVNLNPKDLTALSAYGYTLNQLKEPEAAVHYIKEALNLDSNNVDLIGTLGLIYNAQKKWPECDSAYSKALSLDSNNVLILNNYAYSLAERGLRLPEALKMAEKAVSIEPGNSSYLDTYGWVFFKMGNYEKAEEYIRKAIAIDSSNSTLIEHLGDINFKAGKKGKALEMWHEAYQLNTDNTELKTKIEKGEL